One window of Sardina pilchardus chromosome 2, fSarPil1.1, whole genome shotgun sequence genomic DNA carries:
- the LOC134101013 gene encoding OCIA domain-containing protein 1-like — MSQASSSFTDDSQENVAQRPPVSLDYVPTEEETRVFKECNQESFWYRSAPISVISMAVTQALVTRGALTSSSRFGSLPKVVFAGICGYLGGKVSYMKTCQEKFKNLPNSPLGEAIRQRQRHVPLQFPQDQSEFVDPNKSTSEPMFQTERTSQSDFSYSEPEASYQYEEDPKRPDVRYEELRSRNRENYESTLTQRADALLKPPSGSPTVKKEGKKNLYGDDWEE, encoded by the exons ATGTCTCAAGCCTCGTCTAGTTTTACGGACGACAGTCAAGAGAATGTGGCCCAG CGTCCCCCCGTGAGTTTGGATTACGTTCCAACAGAGGAGGAAACAAGGGTCTTTAAAGAATGCAACCAAGAAAGTTTCTGGTACCGAt CCGCCCCAATATCAGTCATAAGCATGGCTGTCACTCAAGCCCTCGTCACTAGAG GAGCCCTCACATCATCATCAAGGTTCGGATCCCTGCCCAAAGTAGTAT TTGCTGGTATATGTGGATATTTAGGGGGTAAGGTATCCTACATGAAAACATGTCAGGAGAAGTTTAAGAATCTTCCAAATTCCCCTCTTGGAGAAGCCATCAGACAAAGACAGCGTCATGTGCCATTGCA GTTTCCCCAGGATCAATCTGAATTTGTAGACCCCAATAAGTCTACATCTGAGCCAATGTTCCAGACAGAACGCACTTCCCAGAGTGATTTCAGTTACAGTGAACCAG AGGCCTCTTATCAGTATGAGGAGGATCCAAAGAGACCGGATGTCCGTTATGAGGAGCTGCGCAGCAGAAACCGCGAGAACTATGAGAGTACTTTGACACAGAGGGCTGATGCTCTCCTCAAGCCCCCCTCAGGCAGTCCCACCGTAAAGAAGGAGG GTAAGAAAAACCTGTATGGAGATGACTGGGAAGAGTAA